The following proteins are encoded in a genomic region of Oncorhynchus keta strain PuntledgeMale-10-30-2019 chromosome 8, Oket_V2, whole genome shotgun sequence:
- the LOC118387091 gene encoding glutaredoxin-related protein 5, mitochondrial-like encodes MNHLIRSTVRCLRLSSSVYPPKQVDGQHASFVSLVRLMCSAALQKDLGDMVKKDKVVVFMKGTPAQPMCGFSNAVVQILRMHGVNEYAAYNVLDDQDLRQGVKDFSNWPTIPQIFLNGEFVGGCDIFLQMHQNGDLVEELQKLGIRSALLDAEKESK; translated from the exons ATGAACCACCTAATTCGGTCGACAGTTCGCTGTCTTCGGTTGAGTTCTTCGGTCTATCCACCGAAGCAAGTTGATGGACAACATGCATCGTTTGTGTCCTTGGTCCGGCTCATGTGTTCTGCGGCCTTACAGAAAGACCTTGGTGATATGGTGAAGAAGGACAAGGTGGTGGTGTTTATGAAAGGGACGCCTGCCCAGCCAATGTGTGGTTTCAGTAATGCCGTGGTTCAGATACTGAGGATGCATGGTGTGAATGAATATGCTGCATATAACGTGTTGGATGACCAGGATCTCAGACAAG gaGTGAAGGACTTCTCCAACTGGCCCACGATCCCACAGATATTCTTAAATGGAGAGTTTGTGGGTGGCTGTGACATCTTCCTACAGATGCACCAGAATGGAGACTTGGTAGAGGAGCTCCAGAAGCTTGGGATCCGCTCTGCGCTGCTGGACGCTGAGAAAGAATCCAAGTAG